One genomic segment of Carassius auratus strain Wakin chromosome 29, ASM336829v1, whole genome shotgun sequence includes these proteins:
- the LOC113047931 gene encoding probable G protein-coupled receptor 85 has protein sequence MIPSPSMANYSHAGDHNILQNVSPLATFLKLTSLGFIIGVGVVGNLLISILLVKDKSLHRAPYYFLLDLCASDILRSAICFPFVFTSVKNGSAWTYGTLTCKVIAFLGVLSCFHTAFMLFCVSVTRYLAIAHHRFYTKRLTFWTCLAVICMVWTLSVAMAFPPVLDVGTYSFIREEDQCTFQHRSFRANDSLGFMLLLALILLATQLVYLKLIFFVHDRRKMKPVQFVPAVSQNWTFHGPGASGQAAANWLAGFGRGPTPPTLLGIRQNSNAAGRRRLLVLDEFKTEKRISRMFYIITFFFLSLWGPYLVACYWRVFARGPVVPGGYLTAAVWMSFAQAGVNPFICIFSNRELRRCFSTTLLYCRKSRLPREPYCVI, from the coding sequence ATGATCCCTTCTCCATCTATGGCGAACTACAGCCATGCAGGGGACCACAACATCTTGCAGAATGTCTCTCCGCTTGCCACTTTCCTTAAACTGACCTCCCTGGGTTTCATCATCGGCGTCGGCGTGGTCGGAAACCTCCTGATCtccatcctgctggtcaaagacaagAGCCTTCATCGAGCACCCTACTACTTCCTTCTGGACCTCTGCGCTTCGGACATCCTCCGCTCGGCCATCTGCTTCCCCTTCGTGTTCACCTCCGTCAAGAATGGCTCAGCCTGGACTTATGGCACACTGACCTGCAAAGTGATTGCCTTCTTGGGCGTGCTCTCCTGTTTCCACACTGCCTTCATGCTGTTCTGCGTTAGCGTGACGCGGTACCTGGCCATCGCCCACCACCGCTTTTACACCAAGCGGCTGACCTTCTGGACATGCCTGGCCGTCATATGCATGGTGTGGACTCTGTCGGTAGCCATGGCGTTCCCTCCAGTGCTGGACGTGGGCACATACTCCTTCATCCGCGAGGAGGACCAGTGCACCTTTCAGCACCGCTCCTTCCGCGCCAATGACTCGTTGGGCTTCATGCTGCTCCTTGCACTCATCCTCCTGGCCACCCAGCTTGTCTACCTCAAGCTCATCTTTTTTGTCCACGACCGCCGAAAGATGAAGCCGGTACAGTTTGTGCCCGCCGTCAGCCAGAACTGGACCTTCCACGGCCCGGGGGCGAGTGGCCAAGCCGCAGCGAACTGGCTTGCCGGCTTCGGCCGGGGCCCCACGCCTCCGACCCTGCTGGGTATCCGGCAGAACAGTAATGCGGCGGGCCGCAGGCGTCTGCTGGTGCTGGACGAGTTTAAGACTGAAAAGAGGATAAGCAGGATGTTCTACATCATTACCTTCTTCTTCCTGAGCCTGTGGGGACCCTACCTGGTAGCCTGCTATTGGAGGGTGTTCGCCCGAGGCCCAGTGGTCCCGGGAGGCTACCTGACAGCGGCCGTGTGGATGAGCTTTGCCCAAGCGGGAGTCAACCCATTCATCTGCATCTTCTCCAACCGGGAGCTTCGGCGATGCTTCAGCACTACACTCCTGTACTGCAGAAAATCCAGGTTACCGAGGGAACCCTACTGTGTTATATGA
- the LOC113047935 gene encoding small integral membrane protein 30: MAPKDQNLRMVLCLFLLTLVRTAEAFDGGDAAALLLGATVTLVGICACLGWYARTRNGQF; this comes from the coding sequence ATGGCTCCCAAAGACCAAAATCTACGCATGGTGCTCTGCCTTTTTCTCCTGACGCTGGTCCGCACCGCCGAGGCGTTTGACGGAGGAGACGCGGCGGCTTTACTGCTGGGCGCCACAGTGACGCTCGTGGGAATCTGCGCGTGCCTGGGCTGGTACGCGCGCACACGAAACGGCCAGTTTTGA